From a region of the Maridesulfovibrio ferrireducens genome:
- a CDS encoding HAD family hydrolase — MNYSHNFSAVIFDLDGTLLYSLNEIAAAGNGALARLGHSIHPVDAYCHFVGAGAKKLAWRILPEDKRTQENYDALVPVLLEEFERELNTIAYPYAGTLEVLDVLSSAGKKLAVLSNKPEEFTKVAVEKFLPGVDFFAVHGGRNDVPLKPAPDCALKIAESMGVAPERTVFVGDSDVDIKTAINAGMIPVGAAWGFRGSKELVEAGAKIVFDSPSDLAKLL, encoded by the coding sequence ATGAATTATTCACATAATTTTTCTGCTGTTATTTTTGATCTTGACGGCACTCTGCTTTACTCTTTGAACGAAATAGCTGCTGCGGGCAACGGCGCACTTGCCCGGCTAGGACATTCTATTCATCCTGTCGATGCTTATTGTCATTTTGTAGGTGCCGGTGCGAAAAAATTGGCTTGGCGTATTTTGCCAGAGGACAAGCGGACTCAGGAGAATTATGATGCTTTGGTTCCTGTTCTTCTTGAAGAATTTGAGCGGGAGCTGAATACCATTGCGTACCCGTATGCAGGAACTTTGGAAGTGCTTGATGTTCTGTCTTCTGCCGGTAAAAAACTCGCTGTTCTTTCCAATAAGCCGGAGGAGTTCACTAAAGTTGCGGTGGAAAAGTTTCTGCCCGGAGTTGATTTTTTTGCGGTTCATGGAGGGCGGAATGACGTTCCCTTAAAACCTGCTCCGGACTGCGCTTTGAAGATTGCTGAGTCTATGGGGGTCGCGCCTGAACGTACCGTCTTTGTCGGCGATTCGGATGTGGATATAAAGACCGCTATTAATGCAGGTATGATTCCTGTCGGGGCTGCGTGGGGTTTCCGAGGTAGTAAGGAACTGGTTGAAGCCGGGGCCAAGATTGTTTTTGATTCTCCGTCAG
- a CDS encoding BCCT family transporter, whose product MSEARKRDEHRELNHYTFWPGFILLLAGITLGLAYQEGLAVILSTTMNWIHITFGWLEVSLAIIIVMFTVGIAFSPIGNIRLGGRNAKPEFTFWQWFSLSLCGCIGIGILFWAMGEPIYHMMQPPLSLHIDPGSKDAGIFAIAQTTLHWTIAQYCFYTICGVAIALVSFNRNYPLSIAAGMYALFPKKFRPILVPAVHALCLFSLCCAIATSMGAGLMQIGSGTGRIFGYTPGPLTWAAAAAIIIPIYILSSYSGLKKGMRILSTGTTKAFFLFMALVLFMGPTLFILGIGVESFGYFASNFFRNSTLLNTMQISDKWPMQWLVPYMEIFFIFAPLLGHFLARMGKGRTIRQFILVNIIPPTIFCHFWIATFGGTAVYFQWTGLVDVWAGIHQFGMESMVYILLSQFPFSEILMGLFVITIVFSFATMTDSLVATLAIISTKGVRASEEPPKRLKIIWGVVTGLIAYVLCICGGIEPVRGLISLAAFPMMLFTFAMCVSLVKEGIHLLDKPDWLDLEDSEDTEDIEEHDSIPNGTELTY is encoded by the coding sequence ATGTCAGAGGCAAGAAAAAGGGATGAACACAGGGAACTTAATCATTATACTTTCTGGCCCGGATTTATACTCTTGCTCGCCGGAATAACGTTAGGACTGGCATATCAAGAAGGTCTCGCGGTTATTCTGAGCACCACAATGAACTGGATTCATATAACTTTCGGATGGCTGGAAGTTTCTCTGGCCATTATTATTGTCATGTTTACTGTCGGGATAGCCTTTTCTCCTATCGGAAATATAAGACTTGGAGGTAGAAATGCCAAACCCGAGTTTACTTTTTGGCAGTGGTTTTCTCTATCTCTTTGCGGATGTATAGGCATCGGAATCCTTTTTTGGGCCATGGGTGAGCCTATCTATCATATGATGCAACCTCCATTGAGTTTGCACATCGACCCCGGTTCCAAAGACGCCGGGATCTTTGCCATAGCACAAACTACTTTGCACTGGACCATCGCTCAATACTGTTTTTATACCATATGTGGGGTAGCGATTGCTCTGGTGAGCTTCAACCGTAACTATCCATTATCAATAGCAGCCGGGATGTACGCCCTTTTCCCTAAAAAATTCCGCCCAATTCTAGTTCCAGCGGTTCATGCTCTTTGCCTTTTCTCCCTCTGTTGTGCCATTGCCACCAGCATGGGTGCGGGTCTTATGCAGATAGGAAGCGGAACAGGGAGAATTTTTGGTTATACTCCAGGCCCCTTGACCTGGGCTGCTGCTGCCGCGATCATCATTCCAATTTATATATTGTCGTCCTATTCCGGTCTAAAGAAAGGGATGCGCATCCTGTCCACAGGAACTACAAAAGCTTTTTTCTTATTTATGGCTCTTGTCCTTTTTATGGGGCCCACACTGTTCATTCTGGGAATTGGAGTTGAATCCTTCGGATATTTTGCAAGCAATTTTTTCCGCAACAGTACCTTGCTCAATACGATGCAGATAAGCGACAAATGGCCCATGCAATGGCTTGTTCCATATATGGAAATCTTTTTCATCTTTGCTCCATTGCTGGGACATTTTCTGGCTCGCATGGGTAAGGGAAGGACTATCCGTCAGTTTATTCTGGTAAATATTATTCCACCGACAATCTTTTGTCATTTCTGGATTGCCACTTTTGGCGGAACAGCAGTCTATTTCCAATGGACCGGACTAGTCGACGTCTGGGCCGGTATACATCAGTTCGGAATGGAATCTATGGTATACATCCTTCTTTCCCAATTCCCATTCAGTGAAATTTTAATGGGGCTATTTGTAATCACTATTGTATTTTCGTTTGCCACTATGACAGACTCTTTGGTCGCAACCTTGGCTATAATATCTACCAAAGGCGTACGGGCAAGTGAAGAACCACCCAAAAGATTAAAAATTATATGGGGTGTTGTTACCGGACTTATTGCTTATGTCTTGTGCATATGCGGAGGGATTGAACCTGTCCGCGGGTTAATATCTCTTGCTGCGTTTCCCATGATGCTTTTTACTTTTGCCATGTGTGTTTCACTTGTAAAAGAAGGTATCCACTTATTGGATAAACCTGACTGGCTAGACTTAGAGGACTCTGAAGATACTGAAGATATAGAAGAGCATGACTCTATCCCCAACGGAACTGAGCTTACGTACTGA
- the tnpA gene encoding IS66 family insertion sequence element accessory protein TnpA has protein sequence MTSKKCIWKNHIAAWENSDLSQAEYCRKHGLSVMVADHLDS, from the coding sequence ATGACAAGCAAGAAATGTATCTGGAAAAACCATATCGCTGCATGGGAAAATAGTGATCTTTCTCAAGCTGAGTATTGCCGGAAGCACGGGCTTTCGGTCATGGTCGCGGATCATCTGGATTCTTGA
- a CDS encoding FG-GAP repeat protein produces the protein MHRLLILFTSVCFVFLPAMGWSATAGLDSLPTEAVSKIKIHMEDELCCFMAQPDGKITGHTLDGDLHLSTNAHGVSFDNGGNWFALSLDSIGREGSMKKVQSPVLFSKGRKLTLLRGSITEWYENHGGNIEHGLVIKESPAGEGDLMFAFATSGNLTPQQKGEDITFTGAETMNYSTIKAWDAKGRNLSCSMSVTGGRLFWQVNDSVAVYPLTVDPTVTFVKKLTASDAAADDSFGKSVSVSGDIALVG, from the coding sequence ATGCATAGGTTGCTTATACTGTTTACATCTGTATGTTTTGTTTTTCTTCCAGCTATGGGCTGGAGTGCCACTGCGGGCTTGGACAGTCTTCCAACTGAAGCAGTTTCAAAAATAAAGATTCATATGGAAGATGAATTATGTTGTTTTATGGCGCAGCCGGACGGGAAGATAACAGGACATACTCTTGATGGTGATTTACATTTAAGCACTAATGCTCATGGCGTAAGTTTTGATAACGGGGGCAACTGGTTTGCCCTTTCCCTTGATTCTATCGGGCGTGAAGGCAGCATGAAAAAGGTGCAGTCCCCAGTGCTTTTCTCTAAAGGTAGGAAGCTTACCCTTCTGCGCGGGAGTATTACAGAGTGGTATGAGAACCATGGCGGCAATATCGAACACGGGCTGGTTATTAAGGAGAGTCCTGCAGGTGAAGGAGACCTTATGTTTGCCTTTGCCACTTCCGGTAACCTAACACCCCAGCAAAAAGGTGAGGATATAACCTTCACCGGCGCCGAGACCATGAATTACTCCACCATCAAAGCATGGGATGCCAAAGGGCGTAATCTCAGTTGTTCAATGTCGGTTACTGGTGGCAGGCTTTTCTGGCAGGTGAATGACAGCGTGGCGGTTTATCCGCTTACGGTTGACCCTACTGTAACTTTTGTTAAAAAACTCACTGCCTCGGACGCCGCTGCGGATGATTCTTTTGGTAAATCGGTCAGTGTTTCCGGTGATATCGCTCTAGTGGGG
- a CDS encoding FG-GAP repeat protein, producing FGKSVSVSGDIALMGAEGEDEGGSSAGAAYLYNVTSSGKSVFVVDTQPSGTVVSIDCCTKKVRTKAEIQDLYRSVSLDSMLGSQVYEFNATVTSGKVAYFCFNSSSLGERKAGDVNLFKLFTDKASKKFTYSQDKVPSKEGYFWITDEANSGQYMDPNMILTGAQTYTINYSVKDNGDYDANAILGKITDPVVPGTSSSGDGGCVLSPNGNGSMELAGLFIVALLAALLRIPALRKKFSFI from the coding sequence TTTTGGTAAATCGGTCAGTGTTTCCGGTGATATCGCTCTAATGGGGGCTGAGGGTGAAGATGAAGGTGGCTCTTCTGCAGGCGCGGCCTATCTTTACAATGTTACTTCTTCCGGGAAAAGTGTTTTTGTAGTAGATACTCAGCCGTCCGGAACAGTTGTGAGTATCGATTGCTGTACCAAAAAAGTTCGAACTAAAGCGGAAATCCAAGACTTGTATCGTTCCGTAAGCTTGGACTCCATGCTCGGCTCACAAGTTTATGAATTTAATGCCACAGTAACTTCCGGCAAGGTTGCTTACTTTTGTTTTAACAGCTCCAGCCTTGGTGAACGTAAGGCCGGAGACGTAAACCTTTTTAAGCTTTTTACCGATAAGGCGAGCAAGAAATTTACTTATAGTCAGGACAAAGTTCCATCCAAAGAGGGATATTTCTGGATTACCGATGAGGCCAATAGCGGTCAGTATATGGACCCCAATATGATTCTTACCGGCGCCCAGACCTATACCATAAATTATTCCGTAAAAGATAATGGAGACTATGACGCCAATGCCATCCTTGGTAAAATTACTGATCCGGTAGTTCCCGGCACATCTTCAAGTGGCGATGGAGGTTGCGTGTTAAGTCCTAATGGCAACGGTTCTATGGAACTAGCAGGGCTGTTCATTGTCGCGTTATTAGCGGCTCTGTTGCGAATACCTGCACTGCGCAAGAAATTTAGTTTTATATGA
- the map gene encoding type I methionyl aminopeptidase translates to MNAKIGRNDPCPCGSGKKYKKCCMGTANAESLNLPETFLKRYNIRLKTPEQIEGIRRCGKLVMQTFEAVKDLIKPGIQTDEINRAVHEFTIKNGAIPAPLNYHGFPKSVCISPNEVICHGIPGEYILKDGDIVNIDITSILNGYYADCNQTFFVGEPSPDARKIVNVARESLRLGLEQAKPGKIINDISSAIQTYAEGQGCSVVREYMGHGVGLDFHEAPNVPHFRSRWGNVPITPGMTFTIEPMINLGDKEVTVLDDDWTAITKDGSLSAQFEQTIVITENGFESLTPFEL, encoded by the coding sequence ATGAACGCTAAAATCGGAAGGAACGATCCCTGCCCCTGTGGCAGTGGTAAAAAATACAAGAAGTGCTGCATGGGTACGGCAAATGCGGAGAGCCTTAATTTACCCGAGACCTTCCTTAAACGCTACAATATCCGTCTGAAAACACCAGAACAGATCGAAGGCATACGTCGTTGCGGCAAGCTGGTCATGCAAACTTTCGAAGCCGTCAAGGACTTGATCAAGCCAGGCATACAAACCGATGAAATCAACCGGGCAGTACACGAATTCACCATCAAAAACGGCGCAATTCCCGCCCCGCTGAATTACCACGGCTTTCCCAAAAGTGTCTGTATCTCTCCCAACGAAGTTATCTGCCACGGAATTCCCGGCGAATATATCCTCAAGGACGGCGACATAGTCAACATAGACATCACCTCCATCCTCAATGGTTACTACGCCGACTGTAACCAGACTTTCTTCGTGGGAGAACCATCCCCGGATGCGCGCAAAATCGTTAACGTGGCCCGTGAGAGCCTGCGCCTAGGCCTCGAACAAGCCAAACCCGGAAAAATCATCAACGATATATCTTCCGCCATCCAGACCTACGCCGAAGGACAAGGCTGCTCGGTGGTGCGCGAATACATGGGCCACGGCGTCGGCCTCGACTTCCATGAAGCCCCGAATGTCCCCCACTTCCGCTCTCGCTGGGGCAATGTCCCCATTACACCGGGCATGACTTTTACCATCGAACCGATGATAAACCTCGGCGATAAAGAAGTTACGGTGCTCGATGACGACTGGACCGCCATAACCAAAGACGGCTCCCTTTCCGCTCAGTTCGAACAGACCATCGTCATCACTGAAAACGGGTTTGAAAGCTTAACGCCGTTCGAGTTGTAA
- a CDS encoding MFS transporter has product MNDMRDPQGISFEDAPSFPIHRKLAAGAFMGQITDGYILGVVGIALSYATVPLGLTSVWLGILGAASLLGILFGSFITGSLADRFGRKPFFGTVMFLAVLLSLAQFVVTDPMLLAILRFALGMCIGADYTVGIALLSEWTPAKKRSGFLAWLLVSWTVGYVLAYIVGFFMDGLGDNGWRWVLCTSAIPGAITLFFRFGVPESPSWLAGKGQVEKALENIHKHLGPNYCLPKTEEEPPSASWFRLFSPELRYNTIVSCVFFCCQVLPFFAISIFLPLVLSNMHIENPYASGVMYNGFTIVGVLVGTWLIDRISRRAFLLWTFYGAAVILTIMTVWTDMPAVLSLTMLAAFSTVLAISIVLEFAYPPELFPTELRASGIGLTIAMSRVGAASGAFLLPIVNEHYGIYAALGACIATLAIGGIVCHAWAPETSPQFSSKKVKTVAAMANL; this is encoded by the coding sequence ATGAACGACATGCGAGACCCTCAAGGTATAAGTTTTGAAGATGCTCCATCTTTTCCAATTCATCGTAAACTTGCCGCTGGTGCCTTCATGGGCCAGATTACCGATGGATATATTTTAGGTGTTGTTGGTATTGCGCTTAGCTATGCGACGGTCCCTCTTGGACTGACCAGCGTTTGGCTCGGTATTCTTGGAGCTGCGTCTCTGCTAGGAATTTTGTTTGGAAGTTTTATTACCGGTTCTCTAGCTGACCGTTTTGGCAGAAAGCCTTTTTTCGGCACAGTCATGTTTCTTGCTGTTTTATTGTCCCTTGCGCAGTTCGTTGTTACCGATCCGATGTTACTGGCGATTTTACGGTTTGCGCTTGGCATGTGTATCGGTGCAGATTACACCGTCGGCATCGCTTTGTTGAGCGAATGGACACCTGCTAAAAAACGTTCGGGTTTTCTCGCTTGGCTTCTTGTCTCTTGGACAGTCGGGTATGTTCTTGCTTACATAGTAGGCTTTTTCATGGACGGACTTGGTGATAATGGCTGGCGTTGGGTGCTCTGTACATCTGCTATTCCGGGAGCTATCACATTGTTTTTTCGTTTTGGTGTTCCTGAATCTCCTAGTTGGCTTGCAGGTAAAGGTCAGGTTGAGAAGGCGCTGGAAAACATTCACAAGCATCTTGGCCCGAATTACTGCCTACCGAAGACTGAAGAGGAGCCTCCGTCTGCATCCTGGTTCCGTCTGTTCAGTCCTGAATTACGTTACAATACAATAGTATCATGTGTCTTTTTTTGCTGTCAGGTGTTGCCGTTTTTCGCCATCAGTATTTTCCTTCCGCTTGTTCTTTCGAATATGCATATTGAAAATCCGTATGCGTCCGGTGTTATGTACAACGGCTTTACCATAGTCGGCGTATTGGTAGGTACTTGGCTTATCGATAGAATCTCCCGCAGAGCTTTCCTGTTGTGGACATTTTATGGTGCAGCCGTGATTTTGACGATTATGACAGTTTGGACGGATATGCCCGCTGTGCTTTCTTTGACAATGCTTGCAGCCTTTTCAACAGTGCTTGCTATATCTATTGTTCTTGAATTTGCCTATCCGCCAGAGCTCTTCCCTACGGAATTGCGTGCGTCCGGTATTGGCCTGACAATCGCAATGAGTCGTGTCGGTGCTGCCAGTGGTGCTTTTCTACTTCCCATTGTCAATGAACACTACGGTATTTATGCAGCCCTTGGCGCGTGCATCGCGACGCTGGCTATAGGTGGTATCGTCTGTCACGCATGGGCTCCAGAAACTTCTCCTCAGTTTTCTTCTAAGAAAGTGAAAACTGTCGCAGCAATGGCTAATTTATAA
- a CDS encoding UbiX family flavin prenyltransferase, translated as MHRIVVGVTGASGMPLVENLLRLYAGIKDLEVHLIVSAGAEVVMQSEFRGSDLSLVKHVHTVHSIKDMTAGPSSGSWQHDGMIICPCSMSSLASIASGAGVNLIHRAADVTLKERKKLVIVPRETPLTMIHLRNMQTVTEAGAVIAPFCPAYYDSKTTIENMMQHFAGRLLDQLRIENSLCARWRDNM; from the coding sequence ATGCATCGTATTGTTGTTGGAGTGACTGGAGCAAGTGGTATGCCTCTGGTTGAAAATCTCTTACGTCTTTATGCCGGGATAAAGGATCTGGAAGTCCATTTGATTGTTTCTGCCGGGGCTGAAGTTGTGATGCAATCAGAATTTCGTGGCAGTGATTTATCATTGGTAAAGCATGTCCACACGGTCCATTCCATAAAAGATATGACTGCGGGGCCGTCTAGTGGGTCATGGCAGCATGACGGCATGATTATCTGTCCTTGCTCCATGAGTTCTCTGGCTTCCATTGCCAGCGGTGCCGGTGTGAATCTTATTCATCGTGCGGCCGATGTGACTCTGAAAGAACGTAAGAAACTTGTGATCGTTCCAAGAGAGACTCCTCTGACAATGATCCACCTACGCAATATGCAGACCGTAACAGAGGCTGGTGCTGTCATAGCTCCTTTCTGTCCAGCATATTACGACTCTAAAACAACAATTGAAAACATGATGCAGCATTTTGCAGGCCGTCTTCTCGACCAGTTACGCATTGAGAATTCACTCTGCGCACGCTGGAGAGACAACATGTAG
- a CDS encoding Rid family detoxifying hydrolase, which translates to MEFIHASKACASVGPYSHAVKAGNTYYLSGQVPFHPVSGVVVGANMAEQAAQTLTNLKAVLDEAGLKITDLVKTTVFLANWGDFEAFNEVYGNFLGDHRPARVCVETSNLAGGCLIEMDAICFVE; encoded by the coding sequence TTGGAATTTATACATGCATCCAAGGCCTGTGCCTCAGTAGGACCGTATTCCCACGCTGTGAAAGCAGGAAATACATATTACCTTTCCGGGCAAGTACCTTTTCATCCCGTAAGTGGAGTTGTTGTCGGGGCAAACATGGCTGAGCAGGCAGCTCAGACACTTACAAATTTGAAAGCAGTGCTTGATGAAGCAGGCTTGAAAATTACCGACCTTGTTAAGACTACTGTTTTCCTTGCTAATTGGGGTGATTTTGAAGCTTTTAACGAAGTCTACGGCAACTTTTTAGGTGATCATCGTCCAGCTCGTGTCTGCGTGGAAACCAGTAATCTTGCCGGCGGATGCCTGATCGAAATGGATGCCATTTGTTTCGTTGAATAA
- a CDS encoding NAD(P)/FAD-dependent oxidoreductase has protein sequence MREVKLFPTTTGQSWLEMSSYKDHSFKSPADMSDKYDYIIVGAGYGGYGTASRLAELNPDSKIAVIEAIKIGDNDSGKNAGFIIDVPHDFGDAGGSSFEDNKMYFKLNTKIIARMRDTIKSSGIDVDWRDSGKYVCCCNPRSYKMIDTEVHDLDKMGVPYKIYEGEELNRRLGTEYYTKALYTSGSTLVNPADVLRGLFTTLPDNVEVFENCPVLRVDEGSNMVVVLQNGRAITGGNVIVTGGPFIEQFGIVKNVFCPVTSFGAFSRKLTANELKDFEGVEPWGCTAGHPAGTTVRYTADQRIYVRNGFSFNSQLTTSHQRIHQSIPKLRKAFENRFPNLRHVNFEFVYGGMINMTMNYRPLMMQKSSNLFASACGEGAGVAKTCLMGHYIAEWISGVQSEDLNFLRRIAKPSWLPPDPFRTAGARVRLAWEEYNAKQEI, from the coding sequence ATGCGCGAAGTAAAACTATTTCCAACGACAACCGGGCAGAGCTGGCTTGAAATGTCTTCTTACAAGGATCACAGTTTTAAGTCTCCTGCCGATATGAGTGATAAGTACGATTATATTATTGTTGGAGCCGGTTACGGCGGTTATGGAACTGCCAGCCGTCTTGCAGAGCTGAATCCTGATTCAAAGATAGCTGTAATTGAGGCCATCAAAATCGGTGATAATGATAGTGGTAAGAATGCCGGATTTATTATCGATGTTCCTCATGATTTCGGTGATGCCGGCGGTTCCTCCTTTGAAGACAACAAGATGTATTTCAAGTTGAACACCAAAATTATCGCCAGAATGCGCGATACAATCAAGAGTAGCGGTATCGATGTAGACTGGCGCGATAGCGGTAAGTACGTTTGCTGTTGTAATCCCCGCAGTTACAAGATGATCGACACTGAAGTGCATGATCTTGATAAGATGGGCGTTCCTTACAAAATATACGAAGGTGAAGAGTTGAACCGTCGCCTTGGTACTGAATATTACACCAAGGCTCTTTATACATCAGGTTCCACATTGGTGAATCCTGCCGATGTACTTCGTGGTCTTTTTACCACTTTGCCTGACAATGTAGAAGTTTTCGAAAATTGTCCTGTCTTGCGTGTTGATGAAGGCAGCAACATGGTTGTGGTTTTGCAGAATGGCAGAGCCATCACCGGTGGAAACGTTATTGTTACCGGTGGTCCGTTTATTGAACAATTCGGCATCGTCAAGAACGTATTCTGTCCTGTAACTTCTTTCGGCGCATTTTCCCGCAAACTGACCGCTAATGAGTTGAAAGATTTCGAAGGCGTTGAGCCTTGGGGTTGCACAGCCGGTCATCCTGCTGGAACCACTGTTCGTTATACTGCTGATCAGCGCATTTACGTGCGTAACGGCTTCTCTTTCAATTCACAGCTGACCACATCACATCAGCGTATCCACCAGTCCATTCCAAAATTACGCAAGGCTTTCGAAAATAGATTCCCAAATCTTCGCCATGTGAACTTTGAGTTTGTCTACGGCGGCATGATCAATATGACCATGAATTATCGTCCGTTGATGATGCAGAAATCGTCCAATTTGTTTGCTTCCGCATGTGGTGAAGGTGCCGGTGTCGCGAAAACATGTCTGATGGGTCACTACATTGCTGAATGGATCAGCGGTGTTCAAAGTGAAGATCTCAACTTCCTGCGCCGTATCGCCAAGCCTAGCTGGTTGCCACCGGATCCTTTCCGTACTGCTGGAGCACGCGTCCGTCTTGCTTGGGAAGAGTATAACGCCAAGCAGGAAATCTAA
- a CDS encoding acetate--CoA ligase family protein, translated as MSELKTLFRPRSVALIGASRDTKKYGYWTAKSLFENKYKGDVYLISRSGGEILGHETYPDILAVKGDVDLAIIAIAPKYILPVIEQCVEKGVKSAIVVSTGFGETGAEGKEIERKMLEIARKGGLRIQGPNCMGTYSAAVNMNASIIDLAPGPMSLVLQSGNFGIDLNFNAKARNLGYSCWATIGNQMDLRFHDFVKYIEEDDSTKVLLLYMEGLRVESEEDGRKFIEAARKTALKKPVAAIKIGRSAAGARAAASHTGSLAGSEKIFDAALRQSGIIRVDSPNELLDVAEAFSKCKPAHGKRIAILTDGGGHGVMATDSAESFKLEAPVLSDATQEKLSAILMPHCPIKNPVDLAGTPEADMWVFDRCLDVLLNDPDVDGVVIVGLYGGYADLSEEFREKEMDVAKSMVARVRVSDKPVVMHSIYAPQRPECLAYISDRGVPVFDSVKAAMRTMGALVNYDEGRKALLEEVEAPAPTLPADRKEKTSAIFDAVRASGRINLVETEARDVLSAYGLPLAECHLALNANEAAEKYEALGGKVVMKIVSPDILHKTDAGGVMLNIDSAQAARDAFERLVDNGLKYKSDADIFGVMLTPMLPGGVECIIGASYDTTFGPTVMFGLGGIFVEILKDISFRVAPVNMPSCRQMIREIKGHKLLEGARGSAPCDIEALAETVCVISYMVNELREVAEVDLNPVFAWEKGLAVADARIVLHP; from the coding sequence ATGTCTGAACTTAAGACTCTGTTTCGCCCTCGCAGTGTAGCACTGATCGGTGCTTCGCGCGACACAAAGAAATATGGATATTGGACAGCTAAAAGCCTGTTCGAAAATAAATATAAAGGTGATGTCTATTTGATTTCCCGTTCAGGCGGCGAAATTCTTGGACACGAAACCTATCCGGATATCCTTGCCGTGAAAGGTGACGTTGATCTCGCCATCATCGCTATTGCACCTAAGTACATTCTTCCTGTTATTGAACAGTGTGTGGAAAAGGGCGTAAAAAGCGCCATAGTTGTTTCCACCGGCTTCGGTGAAACCGGTGCTGAAGGCAAAGAAATCGAGCGGAAGATGCTTGAGATTGCCCGCAAAGGCGGCCTGCGTATTCAGGGCCCGAACTGCATGGGTACTTACAGCGCCGCTGTGAATATGAACGCCAGTATCATTGATCTGGCTCCCGGACCCATGAGCCTCGTACTGCAAAGCGGAAACTTCGGTATTGATCTGAACTTCAACGCTAAGGCCCGAAATCTGGGTTACAGCTGTTGGGCTACCATCGGTAATCAGATGGACCTTCGTTTTCACGACTTTGTGAAATACATCGAAGAAGACGACAGCACTAAGGTTCTTCTTCTATATATGGAAGGATTGCGTGTTGAATCGGAAGAAGACGGCCGCAAGTTCATTGAAGCTGCTCGTAAAACAGCCCTCAAGAAACCTGTCGCTGCAATCAAAATTGGGCGTAGTGCTGCAGGCGCAAGAGCTGCTGCATCGCATACCGGTTCTTTAGCCGGTAGTGAAAAAATCTTTGACGCAGCTCTCCGTCAATCCGGTATTATCCGGGTGGACAGTCCTAACGAGTTGTTGGACGTCGCTGAAGCTTTTTCCAAGTGCAAGCCTGCTCATGGTAAGCGTATCGCCATTCTTACTGATGGTGGTGGTCATGGTGTCATGGCTACAGATTCAGCTGAAAGCTTTAAGCTGGAAGCTCCTGTTCTTTCAGATGCCACACAGGAAAAATTGAGCGCTATTCTGATGCCTCATTGTCCTATCAAAAACCCTGTCGATCTTGCGGGTACCCCTGAAGCCGATATGTGGGTTTTTGATCGTTGTCTTGATGTGCTTTTGAATGATCCTGATGTTGACGGTGTTGTGATCGTAGGACTCTACGGTGGCTATGCTGATCTTTCGGAAGAATTCCGTGAGAAAGAAATGGATGTGGCCAAAAGTATGGTCGCTCGTGTGCGTGTTTCTGACAAACCTGTTGTCATGCATTCCATCTATGCTCCTCAGCGTCCCGAATGCCTCGCCTATATCAGTGATAGAGGCGTACCAGTGTTCGATTCCGTGAAAGCAGCCATGCGTACCATGGGTGCGTTGGTGAACTACGATGAAGGCCGCAAGGCTTTGCTGGAAGAAGTTGAAGCTCCAGCTCCGACTCTACCTGCCGATCGTAAGGAAAAGACTTCCGCCATTTTTGATGCAGTACGTGCGAGTGGTCGCATCAATTTGGTTGAGACTGAAGCTCGTGACGTGCTGAGTGCTTATGGCTTGCCTCTTGCTGAATGTCATCTTGCCCTTAATGCGAATGAAGCCGCTGAAAAATATGAAGCTCTTGGCGGCAAAGTCGTCATGAAAATCGTATCCCCTGACATCCTGCACAAAACTGACGCTGGAGGCGTGATGCTGAATATTGATTCAGCTCAGGCCGCTCGTGATGCTTTTGAGCGCCTTGTTGATAATGGTCTTAAGTACAAATCTGACGCTGATATCTTTGGCGTTATGCTTACCCCCATGCTGCCCGGCGGCGTGGAATGTATCATCGGTGCCAGCTACGATACTACCTTCGGCCCCACAGTAATGTTCGGTCTTGGCGGAATCTTCGTGGAAATTCTTAAAGACATCTCTTTCCGTGTCGCGCCTGTAAACATGCCTTCATGTCGTCAGATGATACGCGAAATCAAGGGTCACAAATTGCTGGAAGGAGCTCGAGGCTCTGCCCCTTGTGATATAGAGGCTCTGGCAGAAACGGTATGTGTGATCTCGTACATGGTAAATGAGCTGCGGGAAGTCGCTGAAGTTGATCTGAATCCTGTGTTTGCATGGGAGAAAGGGCTGGCTGTGGCGGATGCACGTATTGTGCTCCATCCCTAA